A stretch of DNA from Desulfovibrio litoralis DSM 11393:
ATATTTTATGAACAAAAGCAATAAAGCGTAGTAAAAACGCCAACTTTTAGAGTTTGGGGAATGGGGCGGTTCTTTTAGCAAAAACTTTTTTAAAATATCATTATAGTTTGGTGCTTTTGACAAAACATGCGAAGAAATTAAACGCTCATCTTGCAATGCCGTTTCATTTATTTTTGTAAAAGCCTCAAACAAATCTTTTAAACGTCCGTTTAGTTTCATGAAGTTAAACTCTTTTTCAATTTGCTAAAACAATAATTTTAACGCCAATATTGCGGATATTGTCTGTTTTTTGAAAGATTAATAAAAATTAAGGCAATCACCATGAGCACAACAGCCCCGATTCCGGCGGGCATTAAAACATAAAGATAACCGAGCTGTTTGATATTTGCCCCGCCGATAACGGCAAAGAGAGCGGTTGCTCCGCCGGGTGGGTGTATCGCTTGAGCAAGTTGCATACATAAAAATGCAGAACTTACCGCCAAACCCGAAGCGAGCCAAATATGTTCTTTAAAAATTAAAGCGGAACTGACTCCGCAAAATGCAGAAATTATATGCCCCAAAACCAGATTGCGTGGTTGTGAAAAAGGTGAGTTTGGCGAGCTGAAAATGATGATTGCCGAGGCTCCGAGCGGTGCAATAATAATTCCGCCATGAGCCAGCGAGCCAAACAAAATAAGTTGAAGTCCGCTTAAACCGCCTATTGCTACAAATAGCCCGATTATAGACCAAAGAAGCTCGTTAAAGTCAGTCGTGGAATGGGTTCTTTTTTGACAACCACGCATTTTTTTAAAAAATTGCATTTTTTATCTCGTCTTGGCTTGAATGGAAAAAATGAAGGGCAAGTTGAATAAAAATAAAGGTGATATTTATATTTCTCTTTCCATATCTCTTTCAATGGCACGGCGTTTTAAAGTTTCTCGTTGGTCATAAAGTTTTTTACCGCGTCCAAGAGCGATTTCAAGTTTT
This window harbors:
- a CDS encoding HPP family protein, which gives rise to MQFFKKMRGCQKRTHSTTDFNELLWSIIGLFVAIGGLSGLQLILFGSLAHGGIIIAPLGASAIIIFSSPNSPFSQPRNLVLGHIISAFCGVSSALIFKEHIWLASGLAVSSAFLCMQLAQAIHPPGGATALFAVIGGANIKQLGYLYVLMPAGIGAVVLMVIALIFINLSKNRQYPQYWR